The Balearica regulorum gibbericeps isolate bBalReg1 chromosome 22, bBalReg1.pri, whole genome shotgun sequence genome includes a region encoding these proteins:
- the ADGRB2 gene encoding adhesion G protein-coupled receptor B2 isoform X1 has translation MTAAGPLLLAVISSLLWLTRGFDPAPSACSALASGVLYGSFSLKDLFPTISSGCSWTLENPDPTKYSLYLRFNREEQVCTHFSPMVLPLDHYLANYTCDPRGEAASPPPAQQRPEEEEEEEAELELCEGAGPFTFLHFDKNFVQLCLAAEPEAAPRLLAPQALEFRFVEVLLINNNNSSQFTCSVLCRWLEECLQAPGARRCGFTHAGCSCQAESPPAPRRNGTRHAARTPAPPPAASDCCPTDLHSANANDFNLSEVPHGNAVEENQKVKTQWPRSADEPGVYMAQTGDPAAEEWSQWSVCSLTCGQGSQVRTRSCVSSPYGTLCSGLLRETRTCNNTATCPVEGQWLEWGAWSRCSVTCANGTQQRTRKCSVSAHGWAECRGAHADARECSNPTCPTDSKWGPWNHWSLCSKTCDTGWQRRFRMCEGTGVQGYPCEGTGEEVKTCNEKKCPAYHEMCKDEYVMLMTWKKTAAGEIIYNKCPPNATGSASRRCLLSPHGVAYWGVPSFARCISHEYRYLHLSLREHLAKGQRVLAGEGMSQVVRSLLELMARKTYYSGDLLFSVEILRNVTDTFKRATYTPSSEDVQRFFQVVSYMVDAENRDKWEDAQQVSPGSVHLMKVVEDFIHLVGDALKAFQSSLIVTDNLVISIQREPVSAVSSDINFPMKGRRGMKDWARSSEDKLFIPREVLSLASAETDESSHFVIGAVLYRTLGLILPPPRTPLAVTSKVLMVTVRPPTKPAEPLVLVELSHIINGTSHPQCVTWDYSRTDAGLGNWDTESCQTLETLPAHTKCQCRQLATFAVLAQLPRDLAMDPSGTPSVPLMIGCAVSCMALLTLLVIYAAFWRFIKSERSIILLNFCVSILASNVLILVGQSQMLSKGVCTMTAAFLHFFFLSSFCWVLTEAWQSYLAVIGRIRTRLVRKRFLCLGWGLPALVVAVSVGFTRTKGYGTASYCWLSLEGGLLYAFVGPAAVIVLVNMLVGIIVFNKLMSRDGISDKSKKQRAGSKPPPCGSLLLKCTKCGVVSSAAMTSATASSAMASLWSSCVVLPLLALTWMSAVLAMTDRRSILFQVLFAVFNSVQGFVIITVHGFLRREVQDVVKCQMGGCRSEENENSPDSCKNGQVQILTDFEKDVDLACQTVLFKEVNTCNPATITGTLSRISLDGDEDPKLNTTSEGGLGFSSLPGNIPPASILVQVPKMTPNVVAGLSELGDPPAQQLGLEAPGPVYLCTESSLRPLEYGWLRAPEPPRESDYMVLPRRTGSLKPFPREEGTLGPGTEEGLPGGTGRPAAEGDAYPSFVAVDHVNVNLNQPYGTVKAPYGLQFKQHPTVRQILASELSERSRTMPRTVPGSAMKVGSLERKRLRYSDLDFEKVMHTRKRHSELYHELNQKFHTLDRYRAPAAGSSKREKRWSVSSGGGEKSTANDVASPEEQQPQAPVAPPKPWSTFKAMTLGSLPSAQRDRLELRCADWEGPCAGLDAADGDFQTEV, from the exons ATGACCGCTGCTGGTCCCCTCTTACTGGCTGTGATATCGTCTCTCCTGTGGCTCACGCGGGGCTTCGACCCGGCTCCCAGCGCCTGCTCCGCTCTGGCCTCTGGCGTCCTCTACGGCTCCTTCTCCCTCAAGGACCTTTTCCCCACCATCTCCTCCGGCTGCTCCTGGACCCTGGAGAACCCCGACCCCACCAAGTACTCGCTCTACCTCCGCTTCAACCGGGAGGAGCAGGTCTGCACCCACTTCTCGCCCATGGTGCTGCCGCTCGACCACTACCTGGCCAACTACACCTGCGACCCCCGCGGTGAGGCTGccagccccccgcccgcccAGCAGCGAccggaggaggaagaggaggaggaagccgAGCTGGAGCTGTGCGAGGGCGCGGGGCCCTTCACCTTCCTCCATTTCGACAAGAACTTTGTGCAGCTGTGCCTGGCGGCCGAGCCCGAGGCGGCCCCCCGCCTCCTGGCCCCCCAAGCCCTGGAGTTCCGTTTCGTGGAGGTGCTGctcatcaacaacaacaactccAGCCAGTTCACCTGCAGCGTGCTCTGCCGCTGGCTGGAGGAGTGTCTGCAGGCACCCGGCGCCCGCCGCTGCGGCTTCACCCACGCCGGCTGCAGCTGCCAGGCGGAGAGCCCGCCGGCACCCCGGCGCAACGGCACGCGGCATGCCGCCCGCacgcccgccccgccgccagccGCCAGCGACTGCTGCCCCACTGACCTGCATTCTGCGAATGCCAATGATTTCAACCTGTCCGAGGTCCCGCACG GCAACGCAGTTGAGGAGAACCAGAAGGTGAAAACCCAGTGGCCGCGGTCAGCGGACGAGCCAGGTGTCTACATGGCCCAGACAG GGGACCCAGCGGCGGAGGAGTGGTCCCAGTGGAGCGTCTGCTCCCTGACGTGCGGGCAGGGATCCCAGGTGCGGACACGCTCCTGCGTCTCCTCGCCCTACGGGACGCTGTGCAGCGGGCTGCTCCGGGAGACGCGCACCTGCAATAACACGGCCACCTGCCCAG TGGAAGGGCAGTGGCTGGAGTGGGGCGCCTGGAGCCGCTGCTCCGTCACCTGCGCCAACGGCACGCAGCAGCGGACGCGCAAGTGCAGCGTCTCGGCCCACGGCTGGGCCGAGTGCCGGGGGGCCCACGCCGACGCCCGGGAGTGCTCCAACCCCACCTGTCCCA ccGACAGCAAGTGGGGTCCCTGGAACCACTGGAGCCTCTGCTCCAAGACCTGCGACACCGGCTGGCAGCGCCGCTTCCGCATGTGCGAGGGCACCGGCGTGCAGGGCTACCCCTGCGAGGGCACCGGCGAGGAGGTGAAGACCTGCAACGAGAAGAAGTGCCCAG CCTACCACGAGATGTGCAAGGACGAGTACGTCATGCTGATGACCTGGAAGAAAACGGCTGCCGGGGAGATCATCTACAACAAATGTCCCCCCAACGCCACCG GGTCCGCCAGCCGCCGGTGCCTGCTGAGCCCCCACGGCGTCGCATACTGGGGTGTGCCCAGCTTCGCCCGCTGCATCTCCCACGAGTACCGATACTTGCATCTCTCA CTGCGGGAGCACCTGGCCAAGGGGCAGCGGGTGCTGGCAGGCGAGGGCATGTCGCAGGTGGTGCGGAGCCTGCTGGAGCTCATGGCCCGCAAGACCTACTACAGCGGGGACCTGCTCTTCTCCGTGGAGATCCTGCGCAACGTCACTGACACCTTCAAGAGGGCCACCTACACCCCATCCTCCGAGGACGTGCAG CGCTTCTTCCAGGTGGTGAGCTACATGGTGGACGCGGAGAACCGGGACAAGTGGGAGGACGCCCAGCAG GTCTCGCCCGGCTCCGTGCACCTGATGAAGGTGGTGGAGGACTTCATCCACCTGGTGGGAGACGCGCTGAAGGCCTTCCAGAGCTCCCTCATCGTCACCGACAACCTGG tgatCAGCATCCAGAGGGAGCCCGTCTCCGCCGTCTCCAGCGACATCAACTTCCCCATGAAGGGGCGCCGGGGCATGAAGGATTGGGCCCGCAGCTCCGAGGACAAGCTCTtcatccccagggaggtgctCAGCCTCGCCTCCGCCG AAACGGATGAGTCGTCCCACTTCGTCATCGGGGCCGTGCTGTACCGCACGCTGGGGCTGATCCTGCCCCCGCCCAG GACCCCCCTGGCTGTCACCTCCAAGGTGCTGATGGTGACGGTGCGCCCACCAACCAAGCCTGCGGAGCCCCTCGTCCTGGTGGAGCTCTCCCACATCATCAAC GGCACGTCCCACCCGCAGTGCGTCACCTGGGACTACTCGAGGAC GGATGCTGGCTTGGGAAACTGGGACACGGAGAGCTGCCAAACCCTGGAGACCCTCCCAGCGCACACCAAATGCCAGTGCCGCCAGCTCGCCACCTTCGCCGTCCTCGCCCAGCTGCCCAGAGACCTG GCCATGGACCCCTCGGGCACCCCGTCGGTGCCGCTGATGATCGGCTGCGCCGTCTCCTGCATGGCCCTGCTGACCCTGCTGGTGATCTACGCTGCCTTCTGGAG GTTCATCAAGTCGGAGCGCTCCATCATCCTGCTCAACTTTTGCGTCTCCATCCTGGCCTCCAACGTCCTCATCCTTGTGGGCCAGTCCCAGATGCTCAGCAAG GGTGTGTGCACCATGACGGCCGCCTTCCTCCacttcttcttcctctcatcCTTCTGCTGGGTGCTGACGGAGGCCTGGCAGTCCTACCTGGCGGTGATCGGCCGGATCCGGACACGCCTGGTCAGGAAGCGCTTCCTGTGCTTGGGATGGG GGTTGCCAGCCCTCGTGGTCGCAGTCTCTGTCGGCTTCACGCGGACCAAAGGCTACGGGACGGCGAGCTA ctgctggctctCTCTGGAGGGCGGTTTGCTCTACGCCTTCGTGGGACCCGCTGCCGTCATCGTGCTG GTGAACATGCTGGTTGGCATCATCGTGTTCAACAAGCTCATGTCCCGCGATGGCATTTCAGATAAGTCCAAAAAGCAGCGAGCTGG CTCCAAGCCCCCACCCTGCggcagcctgctgctgaaaTGCACCAAGTGCGGCGTGGTGTCCAGCGCGGCCATGACCTCCGCCACCGCCAGCAGCGCCAT ggcaTCGCTGTGGAGCTCCTGCGTGGTCCTGCCTCTGCTGGCGCTGACCTGGATGTCGGCCGTGCTCGCCATGACCGACCGGCGCTCCATCCTCTTCCAGGTCCTCTTCGCCGTCTTCAACTCCGTCCAGGGCTTCGTCATCATCACCGTACATGGGTTCCTGCGCCGAGAG GTCCAGGACGTGGTGAAGTGTCAGATGGGGGGGTGCAGGAGCGAGGAGAATGAAAACTCGCCCGACTCCTGCAAGAACGGGCAGGTGCAGATCCTG acagattttgaaaaggaCGTTGACCTGGCGTGTCAGACAG TGCTGTTCAAGGAGGTGAACACCTGCAACCCCGCCACCATCACGGGCACTTTGTCCCGCATCTCCCTGGACGGGGACGAAGACCCCAAGCTCAACACCACCTCGGAGGGTGGCCTGGGCTTCTCCAGCCTGCCGGGGAACATCCCTCCCGCCAGCATCCTGGTCCAGGTCCCCAAGATGACGCCCAATGTGGTGGCGGGTTTGAGCGAGCTGGGCGACCCGCCGGCGCAGCAGCTCGGCCTGGAGGCGCCGGGTCCCGTCTACCTGTGCACGGAGAGCAGCCTGCGGCCCCTGGAGTACGGCTGGCTGCGGGCCCCCGAGCCCCCGCGGGAGAGCGACTACATGGTGCTGCCCCGCCGGACCGGCAGCCTCAAGCCCTTCCCGCGGGAGGAAGGCACCCTCGGTCCCGGCACCGAGGAGGGATTGCCCGGTGGGACAGGGCGCCCGGCGGCCGAGGGGGATGCCTATCCCAGCTTCGTCGCGGTGGACCACGTCAACGTGAACTTGAACCAGCCCTATGGGACGGTGAAGGCCCCCTACGGCCTCCAGTTCAAGCAGCACCCCACCGTGCGGCAGATCCTGGCCTCGGAGCTGTCGGAGCGCAGCCGCACCATGCCCCGCACCGTCCCCGGCTCCGCCATGAAAGTGGGGTCCCTAGAG AGGAAGAGGTTACGATACTCTGATCTGGACTTCGAG AAAGTGATGCACACACGGAAGCGCCACTCCGAGCTCTACCACGAGCTGAACCAGAAGTTTCACACGCTGGACCGGTATCGGGCCCCGGCTGCCGGCTCCTCCAAG CGAGAAAAGCGGTGGAGCGTCTCGTCGGGCGGCGGGGAGAAGAGCACGGCCAAC GATGTGGCCAGCCCCGAGGAGCAGCAGCCGCAGGCGCCGGTCGCGCCGCCGAAGCCATGGAGCACGTTCAAGGCGATGACGCTGGGCTCCCTGCCCAGCGCCCAGCGGGACCGGCTGGAGCTGCGCTGCGCGGACTGGGAGGGCCCCTGCGCCGGCCTGGATGCGGCCGACGGCGACTTCCAGACGGAGGTGTGA
- the ADGRB2 gene encoding adhesion G protein-coupled receptor B2 isoform X4, which yields MTAAGPLLLAVISSLLWLTRGFDPAPSACSALASGVLYGSFSLKDLFPTISSGCSWTLENPDPTKYSLYLRFNREEQVCTHFSPMVLPLDHYLANYTCDPRGEAASPPPAQQRPEEEEEEEAELELCEGAGPFTFLHFDKNFVQLCLAAEPEAAPRLLAPQALEFRFVEVLLINNNNSSQFTCSVLCRWLEECLQAPGARRCGFTHAGCSCQAESPPAPRRNGTRHAARTPAPPPAASDCCPTDLHSANANDFNLSEVPHGNAVEENQKVKTQWPRSADEPGVYMAQTGDPAAEEWSQWSVCSLTCGQGSQVRTRSCVSSPYGTLCSGLLRETRTCNNTATCPADSKWGPWNHWSLCSKTCDTGWQRRFRMCEGTGVQGYPCEGTGEEVKTCNEKKCPAYHEMCKDEYVMLMTWKKTAAGEIIYNKCPPNATGSASRRCLLSPHGVAYWGVPSFARCISHEYRYLHLSLREHLAKGQRVLAGEGMSQVVRSLLELMARKTYYSGDLLFSVEILRNVTDTFKRATYTPSSEDVQRFFQVVSYMVDAENRDKWEDAQQVSPGSVHLMKVVEDFIHLVGDALKAFQSSLIVTDNLVISIQREPVSAVSSDINFPMKGRRGMKDWARSSEDKLFIPREVLSLASAETDESSHFVIGAVLYRTLGLILPPPRTPLAVTSKVLMVTVRPPTKPAEPLVLVELSHIINGTSHPQCVTWDYSRTDAGLGNWDTESCQTLETLPAHTKCQCRQLATFAVLAQLPRDLAMDPSGTPSVPLMIGCAVSCMALLTLLVIYAAFWRFIKSERSIILLNFCVSILASNVLILVGQSQMLSKGVCTMTAAFLHFFFLSSFCWVLTEAWQSYLAVIGRIRTRLVRKRFLCLGWGLPALVVAVSVGFTRTKGYGTASYCWLSLEGGLLYAFVGPAAVIVLVNMLVGIIVFNKLMSRDGISDKSKKQRAGASLWSSCVVLPLLALTWMSAVLAMTDRRSILFQVLFAVFNSVQGFVIITVHGFLRREVQDVVKCQMGGCRSEENENSPDSCKNGQVQILTDFEKDVDLACQTVLFKEVNTCNPATITGTLSRISLDGDEDPKLNTTSEGGLGFSSLPGNIPPASILVQVPKMTPNVVAGLSELGDPPAQQLGLEAPGPVYLCTESSLRPLEYGWLRAPEPPRESDYMVLPRRTGSLKPFPREEGTLGPGTEEGLPGGTGRPAAEGDAYPSFVAVDHVNVNLNQPYGTVKAPYGLQFKQHPTVRQILASELSERSRTMPRTVPGSAMKVGSLERKRLRYSDLDFEKVMHTRKRHSELYHELNQKFHTLDRYRAPAAGSSKREKRWSVSSGGGEKSTANDVASPEEQQPQAPVAPPKPWSTFKAMTLGSLPSAQRDRLELRCADWEGPCAGLDAADGDFQTEV from the exons ATGACCGCTGCTGGTCCCCTCTTACTGGCTGTGATATCGTCTCTCCTGTGGCTCACGCGGGGCTTCGACCCGGCTCCCAGCGCCTGCTCCGCTCTGGCCTCTGGCGTCCTCTACGGCTCCTTCTCCCTCAAGGACCTTTTCCCCACCATCTCCTCCGGCTGCTCCTGGACCCTGGAGAACCCCGACCCCACCAAGTACTCGCTCTACCTCCGCTTCAACCGGGAGGAGCAGGTCTGCACCCACTTCTCGCCCATGGTGCTGCCGCTCGACCACTACCTGGCCAACTACACCTGCGACCCCCGCGGTGAGGCTGccagccccccgcccgcccAGCAGCGAccggaggaggaagaggaggaggaagccgAGCTGGAGCTGTGCGAGGGCGCGGGGCCCTTCACCTTCCTCCATTTCGACAAGAACTTTGTGCAGCTGTGCCTGGCGGCCGAGCCCGAGGCGGCCCCCCGCCTCCTGGCCCCCCAAGCCCTGGAGTTCCGTTTCGTGGAGGTGCTGctcatcaacaacaacaactccAGCCAGTTCACCTGCAGCGTGCTCTGCCGCTGGCTGGAGGAGTGTCTGCAGGCACCCGGCGCCCGCCGCTGCGGCTTCACCCACGCCGGCTGCAGCTGCCAGGCGGAGAGCCCGCCGGCACCCCGGCGCAACGGCACGCGGCATGCCGCCCGCacgcccgccccgccgccagccGCCAGCGACTGCTGCCCCACTGACCTGCATTCTGCGAATGCCAATGATTTCAACCTGTCCGAGGTCCCGCACG GCAACGCAGTTGAGGAGAACCAGAAGGTGAAAACCCAGTGGCCGCGGTCAGCGGACGAGCCAGGTGTCTACATGGCCCAGACAG GGGACCCAGCGGCGGAGGAGTGGTCCCAGTGGAGCGTCTGCTCCCTGACGTGCGGGCAGGGATCCCAGGTGCGGACACGCTCCTGCGTCTCCTCGCCCTACGGGACGCTGTGCAGCGGGCTGCTCCGGGAGACGCGCACCTGCAATAACACGGCCACCTGCCCAG ccGACAGCAAGTGGGGTCCCTGGAACCACTGGAGCCTCTGCTCCAAGACCTGCGACACCGGCTGGCAGCGCCGCTTCCGCATGTGCGAGGGCACCGGCGTGCAGGGCTACCCCTGCGAGGGCACCGGCGAGGAGGTGAAGACCTGCAACGAGAAGAAGTGCCCAG CCTACCACGAGATGTGCAAGGACGAGTACGTCATGCTGATGACCTGGAAGAAAACGGCTGCCGGGGAGATCATCTACAACAAATGTCCCCCCAACGCCACCG GGTCCGCCAGCCGCCGGTGCCTGCTGAGCCCCCACGGCGTCGCATACTGGGGTGTGCCCAGCTTCGCCCGCTGCATCTCCCACGAGTACCGATACTTGCATCTCTCA CTGCGGGAGCACCTGGCCAAGGGGCAGCGGGTGCTGGCAGGCGAGGGCATGTCGCAGGTGGTGCGGAGCCTGCTGGAGCTCATGGCCCGCAAGACCTACTACAGCGGGGACCTGCTCTTCTCCGTGGAGATCCTGCGCAACGTCACTGACACCTTCAAGAGGGCCACCTACACCCCATCCTCCGAGGACGTGCAG CGCTTCTTCCAGGTGGTGAGCTACATGGTGGACGCGGAGAACCGGGACAAGTGGGAGGACGCCCAGCAG GTCTCGCCCGGCTCCGTGCACCTGATGAAGGTGGTGGAGGACTTCATCCACCTGGTGGGAGACGCGCTGAAGGCCTTCCAGAGCTCCCTCATCGTCACCGACAACCTGG tgatCAGCATCCAGAGGGAGCCCGTCTCCGCCGTCTCCAGCGACATCAACTTCCCCATGAAGGGGCGCCGGGGCATGAAGGATTGGGCCCGCAGCTCCGAGGACAAGCTCTtcatccccagggaggtgctCAGCCTCGCCTCCGCCG AAACGGATGAGTCGTCCCACTTCGTCATCGGGGCCGTGCTGTACCGCACGCTGGGGCTGATCCTGCCCCCGCCCAG GACCCCCCTGGCTGTCACCTCCAAGGTGCTGATGGTGACGGTGCGCCCACCAACCAAGCCTGCGGAGCCCCTCGTCCTGGTGGAGCTCTCCCACATCATCAAC GGCACGTCCCACCCGCAGTGCGTCACCTGGGACTACTCGAGGAC GGATGCTGGCTTGGGAAACTGGGACACGGAGAGCTGCCAAACCCTGGAGACCCTCCCAGCGCACACCAAATGCCAGTGCCGCCAGCTCGCCACCTTCGCCGTCCTCGCCCAGCTGCCCAGAGACCTG GCCATGGACCCCTCGGGCACCCCGTCGGTGCCGCTGATGATCGGCTGCGCCGTCTCCTGCATGGCCCTGCTGACCCTGCTGGTGATCTACGCTGCCTTCTGGAG GTTCATCAAGTCGGAGCGCTCCATCATCCTGCTCAACTTTTGCGTCTCCATCCTGGCCTCCAACGTCCTCATCCTTGTGGGCCAGTCCCAGATGCTCAGCAAG GGTGTGTGCACCATGACGGCCGCCTTCCTCCacttcttcttcctctcatcCTTCTGCTGGGTGCTGACGGAGGCCTGGCAGTCCTACCTGGCGGTGATCGGCCGGATCCGGACACGCCTGGTCAGGAAGCGCTTCCTGTGCTTGGGATGGG GGTTGCCAGCCCTCGTGGTCGCAGTCTCTGTCGGCTTCACGCGGACCAAAGGCTACGGGACGGCGAGCTA ctgctggctctCTCTGGAGGGCGGTTTGCTCTACGCCTTCGTGGGACCCGCTGCCGTCATCGTGCTG GTGAACATGCTGGTTGGCATCATCGTGTTCAACAAGCTCATGTCCCGCGATGGCATTTCAGATAAGTCCAAAAAGCAGCGAGCTGG ggcaTCGCTGTGGAGCTCCTGCGTGGTCCTGCCTCTGCTGGCGCTGACCTGGATGTCGGCCGTGCTCGCCATGACCGACCGGCGCTCCATCCTCTTCCAGGTCCTCTTCGCCGTCTTCAACTCCGTCCAGGGCTTCGTCATCATCACCGTACATGGGTTCCTGCGCCGAGAG GTCCAGGACGTGGTGAAGTGTCAGATGGGGGGGTGCAGGAGCGAGGAGAATGAAAACTCGCCCGACTCCTGCAAGAACGGGCAGGTGCAGATCCTG acagattttgaaaaggaCGTTGACCTGGCGTGTCAGACAG TGCTGTTCAAGGAGGTGAACACCTGCAACCCCGCCACCATCACGGGCACTTTGTCCCGCATCTCCCTGGACGGGGACGAAGACCCCAAGCTCAACACCACCTCGGAGGGTGGCCTGGGCTTCTCCAGCCTGCCGGGGAACATCCCTCCCGCCAGCATCCTGGTCCAGGTCCCCAAGATGACGCCCAATGTGGTGGCGGGTTTGAGCGAGCTGGGCGACCCGCCGGCGCAGCAGCTCGGCCTGGAGGCGCCGGGTCCCGTCTACCTGTGCACGGAGAGCAGCCTGCGGCCCCTGGAGTACGGCTGGCTGCGGGCCCCCGAGCCCCCGCGGGAGAGCGACTACATGGTGCTGCCCCGCCGGACCGGCAGCCTCAAGCCCTTCCCGCGGGAGGAAGGCACCCTCGGTCCCGGCACCGAGGAGGGATTGCCCGGTGGGACAGGGCGCCCGGCGGCCGAGGGGGATGCCTATCCCAGCTTCGTCGCGGTGGACCACGTCAACGTGAACTTGAACCAGCCCTATGGGACGGTGAAGGCCCCCTACGGCCTCCAGTTCAAGCAGCACCCCACCGTGCGGCAGATCCTGGCCTCGGAGCTGTCGGAGCGCAGCCGCACCATGCCCCGCACCGTCCCCGGCTCCGCCATGAAAGTGGGGTCCCTAGAG AGGAAGAGGTTACGATACTCTGATCTGGACTTCGAG AAAGTGATGCACACACGGAAGCGCCACTCCGAGCTCTACCACGAGCTGAACCAGAAGTTTCACACGCTGGACCGGTATCGGGCCCCGGCTGCCGGCTCCTCCAAG CGAGAAAAGCGGTGGAGCGTCTCGTCGGGCGGCGGGGAGAAGAGCACGGCCAAC GATGTGGCCAGCCCCGAGGAGCAGCAGCCGCAGGCGCCGGTCGCGCCGCCGAAGCCATGGAGCACGTTCAAGGCGATGACGCTGGGCTCCCTGCCCAGCGCCCAGCGGGACCGGCTGGAGCTGCGCTGCGCGGACTGGGAGGGCCCCTGCGCCGGCCTGGATGCGGCCGACGGCGACTTCCAGACGGAGGTGTGA